The Saccharothrix violaceirubra genome segment CGCGTCCGGCAGCGGCAAGACCACCGTCGCCACCGGGTTGATGGCCGCGCTGCGTCGTGCGGGCGACCGGGTCGCGCCGTTCAAGGTCGGCCCGGACTACATCGACCCCGGCTACCACGGCCTGGCCACCGGTCGGCCCGGCCGCAACCTCGACCCCGTGCTCGTGGGCGAACACCGCGTGCCGGGCCTGTTCGCGCACGGCTCCCGCGGCTGCGACATCGCCGTGGTCGAAGGCGTGATGGGGCTGTTCGACGGACGCGTCGACACCGAGGGCATCGGGTCGACCGCGCACGTGGCCAAGCTCCTCGGCGCGCCAGTGCTGTTCGTCGTCGACGCGCGTGGTCAGAGCCGCAGTCTCGCCGCGCTGCTGCACGGGTTCCGCGGCTACGACCCGACCGTGCGGTTCGGCGGCGTGGTCCTCAACCAGGTCGGGTCGGATCGGCACGAGCAGGTGTTGCGCACGGCGTGCGCGGACGTGGGCCTCGACGTGCTCGGAGTGCTGCCGCGCGACGACAAGTTCCGGCTGCCGTCACGGCATCTCGGCCTGGTCACCGCGGCCGAACACGGCGGCGAGGCGGTCGCCGCGGTCGACGCCATCGCCGAGGCCGTGGCACGGCATGTCGACCTGGGCGCCGTGCGTCGCCTCGCCGCGCGGGCACCCGCGTCCGTCGTCGCGGCGTGGCGTCCGGAGCACGAGGTCGACCACGTGCCGGGCCGACCGCTGATCGCCGTCGCGGGCGGAGCCGCGTTCACGTTCGGCTACGCCGAGCACGCCGAGCTGCTCACGGCGGCGGGCGCGGAGGTCGTCGTGCTGGACCCGTTGCGGGACAAGGAACTTCCCGACGGCACGGCCGGGCTCGTGCTGCCCGGCGGGTTCCCCGAGCAGCACGCCGTGCGGCTGTCCGCCAACGTCACGCTGCGCACGGCCGTCGCCCGGTTCGCCGCCGCCGGGGGACCGGTGCACGCCGAGTGCGGCGGCCTGCTCTACCTCGCCAACTCGCTGGACGGCCTGCCGATGTGCGGAGTCGTCGACGCCGAAGGCGCCATGACGCCGCGCCTCACGCTCGGCTACCGCGACGCCGTCGCACCGACGGATTCCGTGCTGGCCCAGGCGGGAACGCGGATCACCGGCCACGAATTCCACCGCACGGCGCTCACGACTCCGCACGGAACCGAGCCCGCGTGGCGTTGGCACGGCCCGGATCGGCGGCCGGTGGCCGAGGGATTCGTGGTGGGCGCAGTCCATGCTTCCTACCTGCACACGCATCCCGCAGGTGCGCCGGAGTCCGTCACGCGCTTCGTACGCGCGTGCGCGACGACGCCCGCGTGGTACTGAGGCCACTCGTCAGTGGATCTCGAACGCGCGGTACGGTCGTGGCCCACCAAGCCGTACACGTCGTGGGGAGCAGTTGTGATGACTGGTCGGGTCTCCTTCGTGGGCGCCGGTCCCGGTGCCGCCGATCTCATCACCCTCCGGGGCGCCAAGCGGATAGCCGAGGCGGACGTCGTGCTGTGGTCGCCCGCCGTGGTCGAGGTCGAGTGCGTGCGCGACCACGCCCGGCCCGACGCCCGGCTGGTCGACTTCTCCCGCGTGAACGCCGAGGAAGTCGCCGACGTCTATCGGCACGCGTCCGCCGCGAAGCTCGCCGTCGTGCGGCTGCACGCGGGCGACCCCACGCTGTGGGGCGGCGTGCGCGAACAGCACGAGCTGTGCCGGAAACTGGGCCTGGACGTGGAGATCGTGCCCGGCGTCTCGCCGGTGTCGGCAGTGGGCGCGTCGATCGGACGCGAGCTGACCGCGTCGGACGTGGCGTCCTCGCTCGTGCTGACCGGACCCGAGACCGCCGAGCACGTCGAGGAGTTCGCCGCGCACGGCAGCACGCTCGTCGTCCAGGCATCGGGGTCGCGCACGGGGCAACTGGTGGAGAAGCTGCTCGCCGGCGGCTACTCCGACGAGACGCCGGTCGTGGTGGCGTACAAGGTTTCCCTGCCGGACGAGACCATCGCGCACACGACGGTCGGTGGGCTGGAAGCGTGCGTGAAGGAGCACAAACTCTACCGCACCACGCTGTTCCTGATCGGTGACGTCCTCAAGCCGAACGCCGCGCGTGCCCCGCGTGACGGTGTGGTCGCCCGGCCGCGCAAGTG includes the following:
- a CDS encoding cobyrinate a,c-diamide synthase; protein product: MVNRLVVAAPASGSGKTTVATGLMAALRRAGDRVAPFKVGPDYIDPGYHGLATGRPGRNLDPVLVGEHRVPGLFAHGSRGCDIAVVEGVMGLFDGRVDTEGIGSTAHVAKLLGAPVLFVVDARGQSRSLAALLHGFRGYDPTVRFGGVVLNQVGSDRHEQVLRTACADVGLDVLGVLPRDDKFRLPSRHLGLVTAAEHGGEAVAAVDAIAEAVARHVDLGAVRRLAARAPASVVAAWRPEHEVDHVPGRPLIAVAGGAAFTFGYAEHAELLTAAGAEVVVLDPLRDKELPDGTAGLVLPGGFPEQHAVRLSANVTLRTAVARFAAAGGPVHAECGGLLYLANSLDGLPMCGVVDAEGAMTPRLTLGYRDAVAPTDSVLAQAGTRITGHEFHRTALTTPHGTEPAWRWHGPDRRPVAEGFVVGAVHASYLHTHPAGAPESVTRFVRACATTPAWY
- a CDS encoding cobalt-precorrin-4/precorrin-4 C(11)-methyltransferase, whose protein sequence is MTGRVSFVGAGPGAADLITLRGAKRIAEADVVLWSPAVVEVECVRDHARPDARLVDFSRVNAEEVADVYRHASAAKLAVVRLHAGDPTLWGGVREQHELCRKLGLDVEIVPGVSPVSAVGASIGRELTASDVASSLVLTGPETAEHVEEFAAHGSTLVVQASGSRTGQLVEKLLAGGYSDETPVVVAYKVSLPDETIAHTTVGGLEACVKEHKLYRTTLFLIGDVLKPNAARAPRDGVVARPRKWARRASASDAAWSAVHDWQEAARARRAAPKPVVEEEPQPMLELVTDLADEPEAKPVVAAAKRKSAAVRADSTARKPARAKKTTKRAN